A single window of Castor canadensis chromosome 3, mCasCan1.hap1v2, whole genome shotgun sequence DNA harbors:
- the Odf1 gene encoding outer dense fiber protein 1 isoform X2, which yields MAALSCLLDSVRRDIKKVDRELRQLRCIDELSTRCLCDLYMHPYCCCDLHPYPYCLCYSKRSRACGLCDLYPCCLCDYKLYCLRPSLRSLERLRRTTNRILASSCCSSNILGSVNVCGFEPDQVKVRVKDGKVCVSAERENRYDCLGSKKYSYMNICKEFSLPPCVDEKDVTYSYGLGSCVKIESPCYPCTSPCNPCSPCNPCNPCNPCNPCSPCSPCDPCNPCYPCGSRFSCRKMIL from the exons ATGGCTGCACTGAGTTGTCTTTTGGACAGTGTTAGAAGGGACATAAAGAAGGTGGACAGAGAATTAAGACAATTGCGATGCATCGACGAACTCAGCACACGATGCCTGTGTGACCTCTACATGCACCCGTACTGCTGCTGTGACTTGCACCCCTACCCATACTGCCTGTGCTACTCCAAGCGGTCTCGCGCCTGCGGCCTGTGTGACCTCTACCCGTGTTGCCTGTGCGACTACAAGCTGTACTGCCTTCGCCCGTCCCTGCGCAGCCTGGAG AGACTCAGAAGAACAACCAATAGAATTCTGGCTTCCTCTTGCTGCAGCAGCAACATTTTAGGATCAGTGAACGTGTGCGGCTTTGAACCTGATCAAGTCAAAGTTCGAGTGAAGGACGGAAAGGTGTGCGTGTCGGCCGAGCGGGAGAACAGGTATGACTGCCTCGGATCGAAAAAGTACAGCTACATGAACATCTGCAAAGAGTTCAGCTTGCCGCCGTGTGTGGATGAGAAAGACGTAACGTACTCCTACGGGCTGGGCAGTTGTGTCAAGATCGAGTCTCCATGCTACCCCTGCACGTCTCCCTGCAACCCCTGCAGCCCCTGCAACCCGTGCAACCCCTGCAACCCCTGCAACCCCTGCAGCCCCTGTAGCCCTTGTGacccctgcaatccctgctaCCCCTGTGGAAGCCGATTTTCCTGTAGGAAGATGATCTTGTAA
- the Odf1 gene encoding outer dense fiber protein 1 isoform X1, protein MAALSCLLDSVRRDIKKVDRELRQLRCIDELSTRCLCDLYMHPYCCCDLHPYPYCLCYSKRSRACGLCDLYPCCLCDYKLYCLRPSLRSLERKAIRAIEDEKRELAKLRRTTNRILASSCCSSNILGSVNVCGFEPDQVKVRVKDGKVCVSAERENRYDCLGSKKYSYMNICKEFSLPPCVDEKDVTYSYGLGSCVKIESPCYPCTSPCNPCSPCNPCNPCNPCNPCSPCSPCDPCNPCYPCGSRFSCRKMIL, encoded by the exons ATGGCTGCACTGAGTTGTCTTTTGGACAGTGTTAGAAGGGACATAAAGAAGGTGGACAGAGAATTAAGACAATTGCGATGCATCGACGAACTCAGCACACGATGCCTGTGTGACCTCTACATGCACCCGTACTGCTGCTGTGACTTGCACCCCTACCCATACTGCCTGTGCTACTCCAAGCGGTCTCGCGCCTGCGGCCTGTGTGACCTCTACCCGTGTTGCCTGTGCGACTACAAGCTGTACTGCCTTCGCCCGTCCCTGCGCAGCCTGGAGAGGAAAGCCATAAGAGCCATCGAGGATGAAAAGAGAGAGCTTGCCAA ACTCAGAAGAACAACCAATAGAATTCTGGCTTCCTCTTGCTGCAGCAGCAACATTTTAGGATCAGTGAACGTGTGCGGCTTTGAACCTGATCAAGTCAAAGTTCGAGTGAAGGACGGAAAGGTGTGCGTGTCGGCCGAGCGGGAGAACAGGTATGACTGCCTCGGATCGAAAAAGTACAGCTACATGAACATCTGCAAAGAGTTCAGCTTGCCGCCGTGTGTGGATGAGAAAGACGTAACGTACTCCTACGGGCTGGGCAGTTGTGTCAAGATCGAGTCTCCATGCTACCCCTGCACGTCTCCCTGCAACCCCTGCAGCCCCTGCAACCCGTGCAACCCCTGCAACCCCTGCAACCCCTGCAGCCCCTGTAGCCCTTGTGacccctgcaatccctgctaCCCCTGTGGAAGCCGATTTTCCTGTAGGAAGATGATCTTGTAA